Proteins encoded in a region of the Neodiprion lecontei isolate iyNeoLeco1 chromosome 5, iyNeoLeco1.1, whole genome shotgun sequence genome:
- the LOC107219132 gene encoding uncharacterized protein LOC107219132 — protein MYRVCLVMCVGLAAAQNIYDNLETRSGSYSQGKPGGIGPLFTSGLSASQNYRDNSYEDNAVTPTPSPTPTLYRTASPQIYRKPTAAPIDAARDYQHQAPVRVPPQPQRQRNPPQFQNSPEQRPEAEEIEEEKEEEPDRLSILLQQSKFGCLNKQTGYYADEELNCEVFHYCQDNAKFSWICPEGFTFHQVHLICMPPSGDITCKKSSQYHFVNEYLYKPLNLAEAENKPNVTLRYSERYYPADIYADEREESEYQVTSPTPAPVVRRPTQQVFLPQHGGPINALAQGRPQQQIPAQFRVPVNQVFRSPEEVNIPLQQRRPQPPPQQAQQPLRRFPQVRPDEEDYE, from the exons ATGTATCGAGTGTGTTTGGTGATGTGCGTTGGCCTTGCGGCTGCGCAAAATATCTACGACAACCTGGAGACCAGGTCGGGATCGTACTCGCAAGGGAAACCCGGTGGCATTGGTCCTCTGTTCACTTCCGGTCTCAGTGCCTCGCAGAATTATCGGGACAACAGTTACGAGGATAACGCTGTGACTCCCACTCCGTCGCCAACTCCAACTCTCTACAGAACTGCAAGTCCACAG ATCTATCGCAAACCCACCGCTGCGCCGATAGATGCTGCTAGGGATTATCAGCATCAGGCACCCGTTAGAGTTCCTCCTCAACCGCAACGTCAAAGAAATCCACCCCAGTTTCAAAACTCCCCTGAG CAGCGACCCGAAGCCGAGGAAAtagaggaggagaaggaggaggagccTGACCGTCTGAGCATCCTTTTGCAACAGAGTAAATTCGGCTGTTTGAACAAGCAGACCGGTTACTACGCCGACGAGGAATTGAACTGCGAGGTCTTCCACTACTGTCAAGACAACGCTAAGTTCTCGTGGATATGTCCCGAGGGATTCACCTTCCACCAG GTTCACCTCATCTGCATGCCTCCCAGCGGTGATATTACCTGCAAAAAGAGTTCCCAATACCATTTCGTCAACGAGTATCTCTACAAGCCCCTGAATCTCGCTGAAGCCGAGAATAAACCCAACGTGACACTGCGGTACAGCGAAAGGTACTATCCGGCCGACATCTACGCCGATGAACGAGAGGAGTCCGAGTACCAGGTTACTTCACCCACACCTGCTCCCGTCGTTCGCCGTCCAACTCAACAG GTATTCTTGCCCCAGCACGGCGGACCGATCAATGCCCTCGCCCAGGGAAGACCTCAGCAGCAAATTCCTGCCCAATTTCGCGTGCCGGTTAACCAAGTGTTTCGCAGCCCCGAAGAAGTCAACATACCACTTCAGCAGAGACGACCTCAACCACCGCCTCAGCAGGCGCAGCAACCTTTGAGAAGGTTCCCACAAGTCAGACCCGACGAAGAGGATTACGAGTAA